The following coding sequences are from one Capsicum annuum cultivar UCD-10X-F1 chromosome 3, UCD10Xv1.1, whole genome shotgun sequence window:
- the LOC107864666 gene encoding pollen-specific leucine-rich repeat extensin-like protein 2 (The RefSeq protein has 3 substitutions compared to this genomic sequence): MATPPPSSRPPPKTSDLEITIVSAKHLKNVNWHNGDLRPYVIFWVDPDQRRATQSDDSGNTRPVWNERFILHLPQSRQDTVLTLEIFHSKPSDTPKPLVGTLRVPLKELVNIDDFGKVRSFELRRPSGRPHGKIKLKLGVREVSRIHDYQIVPPSGYYYSTAPPQQQQQPPPSYRTYPPASPPPSTPPSHSAHSYPYGGGYSDPYLSSSYYPGYYAQPPPPPPRPFVDRQSSYGGLGSRPSAPVDYAPPPYDPQRSERQASYGGGLGSRSSAPVDYAPPPHDQNLSGKMGVGTGLAVGAAAGALGGLTLAEGLKYEEGKIAERVENNMAARDDYSNYSVEY, translated from the coding sequence ATGGCAACTCCTCCTCCTTCCTCTCGTCCTCCACCAAAAACCTCCGATCTAGAAATCACCATCGTCTCCGCCAAGCACCTCAAAAATGTCAATTGGCATAACGGCGATCTCAGGCCCTATGTCATTTTCTGGGTCGACCCGGATCAACGTCGGGCCACACAATCCGATGATTCCGGCAATACCCGACCCGTTTGGAACGAACGGTTCATCCTCCATCTTCCACAATCTCCTCAAGATACTGTTCTTACACTCGAGATCTTTCATTCTAAACCCTCGGATACTCCTAAACCTTTAGTCGGTACACTTAGGGTTCCGTTGAAGGAACTTGTTAATATCGATGATTTTGGAAAGGTCAGAAGTTTCGAACTACGTAGACCTTCTGGTCGTCCTCATGGTAAGATTAAACTCAAGCTTGGTGTTCGTGAAGTATCTAGAATTCACGATTATCAAATTGTCCCTCCTTCGGGTTATTATTACTCTACTGCCCCTCCGCAGCAGCAGCAACAGCCACCGCCTTCGTATAGAACGTATCCTCCTGCTTCTCCACCACCGCCGACTCCGCCGTCTCATTCGGCTCATTCATATCCTTACGGAGGAGGATACTCTGATCCGTATTTGAGTTCGAGTTACTACCCTGGGTATTACGCTCAGCCTCCTCCTCCTCCACCGCGACCATTTGTTGATCGGCAATCTAGCTATGGCGGTTTGGGGTCGAGGCCAAGTGCCCCTGTTGATTATGCTCCTCCACCTTATGATCCTCAGCGTAGTGAGCGACAAGCTAGCTATGGCGGTGGGTTGGGTTCGAGGTCAAGTGCCCCTGTTGATTATGCTCCTCCTCCTCATGATCAGAATCGTAGTGGGAAGATGGGAGTCGGCACAGGGTTGGCAGTTGGAGCAGCTGCTGGTGCGCTCGGAGGATTGACGTTAGCAGAAGGATTGAAATATGAGGAAGGGAAGATTGCTGAGAGGGTTGAAAACAACATGGCAGCTAGAGATGATTACAGCAATTACAGCGTTGAATATTGA